CTCCTCGTTAGCATGGCGGCTGATCCTATTTCTTGGTAGCTTATTAGCCGCATTAACTCGCCGAATCCTTCCATTTTCTTCTCGATTAGGGATTCAACCACGTCGACAGTTACGTCCCTAGGGCTAATACCGGTGCCTCCGGTAACGATGATTATGTCGGGCTTAACTTCACTTATGAGTTTCTCCAGCATCTCCCTTATAGCTTCCTTACTGTTGGGCGCTAGCATCTTACTTAGAACGAGGAAGCCCTCCTTCTCTATCAAGTATTTAGCTAGCTCCCCGGTTTTATCCTCTACGGTGGTCGATATACGGCTCGCCTCATATAGTGTTGAACTGGTTACTAGTAGGGCGAAGCGTACTTGTAGGTCTTTAGCTTTATGCTTATGAGCTTGAGGCCCAGCCTCCATTAACAGGCCTCCTACCAGTTAGTTTTCAGCCGTATCGTTATTAATCACGCCTTTACGTTTAACTATGACCTTTACACTTTTAATTTCGGAGTAGGGATAGGAGCCGTTGGGGTCTTTTTCGTACTTTTTAACCATGTCCCAGATCGTTAAAAGCGCGATTGTTGTCGCTGTTAAGGCCTCCATTTCTACCCCGGTTTTACCTATCGATTTAACGATGCTTCGAACCTTCACTAGGTCCTTTTTAATCTCGAAATCCACCTGTACGTTAGTTATGTTTACGGGGTGGCATAATGGTATTAGCTCAGGTGTTTTCTTAGCCGCTAGTATAGCCGCTAGGCGGGCCGAGGTTAATACGTCGCCTTTCTCCACGTTACCCTTAAGTATTCTTTGAACCGTTTCCTCCTTAAGCTTAATGACCCCTTCAACCACGGCCTCCCGGTATACGTCATCCTTCCTTGTTATATCTACCATACCTTTAAGCACGTTGACCTGCGGCCTCCTCGTATATTTTAAAGGTTTCGAAGGTGGTTTTAAGTGCTTGAACTCTTGGGTCTTCGAGCTTTAACCTGAAAATCCTCACCCTTCCAAAGCGTTTCTCGTCTACTATACCAAACTTTTTCAATTCTTTTAGGTGTGCGTTAGTAGTAGAATGGTTGAGGTCGGATCTTTTAACGATTTCTGAAATATTTAGTTCGGCGTGGTCTATGAGGACCTTTAATATTTTCACGCGGCCCTTTGATGATAGTATCTCCTCGATCATGGGGCAAACCTCCTATAGTGTTTTAGATACTTCTCGCTCTAGTAGTTCGGCTGGTGTTTCTGGTAGACTTATTAACGTTGTCCTTCCTTTGGGGGTTGTTACAACCTTGGTTATAACGATGCCGAGGTTCCTTAAGTTCTGAACGAAGTTCCATACTTGGGTATGCTTACGGGGTTGTTCCTGAAATTCTTCACATACTGACCTATATTCTTCCTCCATTTCCCCCATGGACGCGTAGGCTTTATGGCTACGCCGAAGCAACCTAGCTAACGATAGTAGTACGTATTTCTCGTGGTTTGTTAGGCCTTGAACCTCCTCACGCCTTATCGATGGATGTAGGGATGCTCGCGCTTCCCTTACGTGCTCGGGGGTCACCCATTGAAAACCTTTAGCTTCAGCTACCTTACCGGCTTGCCATAGCAGCTCTAAGGCGTATCGTGCATCACCGCTCCCCCCTCGATCCCAGCCTACGAGGTCTGCTATTAGCTCGAGGGTTTCATCGGTTACAACGCCATCGTAGAAGGCGAGCTTCACCCTATCGTTCAGTATATCTTTAAGCTGATGTGAGGTGTAAGGTTCGAACTTGATGATGTTATGCATTAGGCTTGAACGCGTGCTTTGATCCAGCATCGTAAGCCAAACAGCATCTCGCGAGATTAGTATGAGGCTCATCCTTTGAGGCTTATTTAAGTATTCGTCCGATATACGTAGTATATCGTATAAGGCTGATTCCCCGAAGCTTTTAACCATCACGTCGACTTCGTCGAGTGTTACTAGTACGTAGGCGTTACGCTCATCGAGGGCTTGCCAAAGCATGTAAATTAGCTCCTGAGGGCTGAAACCTCTTGTTGGTAGTGTCGGTTTTACGCTTTGGATTATCCTCTTAACCACCATGAATAAGTTACGATCGCGGTGGCAATTCACGTGGACATACTTTAGCGGAATCATCATCCTCTCAGCGTAGCTTGATAAGAAGTTTCCGAAGCTCTTAGAAACAGCCGTTTTACCTGTACCTACGCTACCTATAAGTAGGGCTTTTTGAAACATACCTCCAGGGTTATCGATAAGCACTTTGAAAATTCTCATTAGAAGCTTTAGTTGTTCTTCTCTATGGGGGAGTAGGCGGGGGACGTAGTCTATTGAAAGCTTACTTTCATCCTTAAAAAGCTTCGATTTACGTAGCTCCTCCTCTAGAAGCTCCGACAAATCGGTGTCGCCTAAGGTTTAGGTGGGCAGCGATAGATATTAAGTTTACTTTAGAAAAAACAATTCTATGAGAGGTGGACGAAAGTGGATTTCGACGCTTAAACTCAGCAAAACCTATAGGGCCGCGGCCCACGATACTCAGTGTCCTTAAAGCCGCCCATAAAAACCTTAAGTAAGGATCATCCATCCCTCATTATTATAACCTGCGAAAAGGGTAAGGAGGAGCAAGCGCTTATAGAGTTCCTCGATTGCGTCTACCACGCGGATTTAAACGTTAAAGTGGAGAAAACAAGTTTCCCCGGCGTTTTAATAGCTACGTCAAGCATTGAGCCACGTAGCCTATTACGCGTACTAAGATCGTATAACGTTAAAAACATTAAGCGCGCCATCCCCGTGGATAAGCTGGTTCCAGCGGACTTAGACCACGTGCTTCAAGCAGCCTTAGAGTTATGCGTAAAACAGCTAAAACCCCCCTCAACCTTCGCCGTGAAGTGTGAGAGGCGAGGAAGAGCCTTTAGGTCGAGCCTTGAAGTCGAAGTCCTCGTAGGCGAAGAGTTAAGGAGGAAGCTAGGATGCAAGGTAGACTTAAAGAGGCCCGATTACCTAGTATGTATCGAGGTAGTCGACGGTCATGCAGGTGTAACACTCCTCTCAAAGGACGAATATAGCCATTTAAAAGTAGCCTAAGCAACCTTGAACCATTAAACCTCTAACTCTGAGAGGCTTAAGCGGTTATGCTGGCTCAGCACTCAAGATCCCGGTCATAGATCTCCGAGGCCAGGGTCTTCATAGCCAGCTTAATAGGATTACTTAGCGAGGCAGGCTTAAATAAGTTATTGGGGCTTCGCGTGTAGGGCTTAGGGCTCAGAAGTAAGCTTTAACGCGTTCCTTGAGCTCGTCGAATTTTCCATCGTATTTTGCTTTAAGCCCTAGTAACGTATTCCACGCCTCAGCTTCTAACTTTGTTCGCTCTACTTGGTACTGCGCCCAAGTGAGACTCTTCGACCGTAATCGCTCCAGATATAACACCTGCAAACACATCCTTACGCATAGGACATACGCGTAGAGAAATTTTACCGGAAAACTCCAGTAGAAATAAGGCTTAATCCATTAGGTTCAAAACTAGTACTTCCACTGGGAAGTCAGAGTATAAATACTGGTTACGTGACCAATACTTCTAGTGGAGGTTTAGCGGTTTTAATGGTGTAACGCGTTAGTGTTAAGTTTATGTTTATCATAGTTTCCAGCGGTGTCTGAGTGAAGCTAACTAGGCTTAGGGTCGAACTTATTAGCTTTGAAAGTATGGGTGTTAGATCCCAATGTACCTACTGTGATGCTGGGGATGTTTCAGTATTAATAGACGCTGGGGCATCATTAGGATGGAGGTTCGGATTACTCCCCCATCCACGTGAGTATGAGGCGTTAAGGGAAAGCAGGCAGCGTATAGCTAAAGCCGCTGAAAAAGCGGATGTAGTTACCGTTAGCCATTACCATTTCGATCATTATTCACCGCCATGGGCGACCATGGAGTCCACTTGGACCTGGAGCTCCAAGGACGTAGCGGCTAAGATATACGGTGGTAAGCTAGTCATCGTTAAGGACGTTAGGAGCCATATAAACTATAGCCAACGTAGAAGAGGATGGATATTTCAGCAAGTAGCTGGTAAGCTAGCCCGTCAACTGGTAGTCGGCGACGGCATGACCTTTAGCTTTAAGAATGTAACGCTTAAGTTCTCAATTCCGGTCCCACATGGAGAAGCTGAAACCCCATTAGGCTACGTATTAATGCTAACGGTGGGAAAAGGCGACGAGAAAATACTTCACACGTCTGACGTGCAAGGGCCCTTAGTACATGAAACCTTAAAATTAATACTTGGAGAGAGACCGACCATGGCGATAATAGGTGGGCCGCCCACCTACCTAGGCGCTTTAAAGGCGTCGAGCGTAGTCGTCAAGAAAGCCGTTAAAAATTTAGCGAAATTGGCGAATACGATACCAATACTCATCGTGGACCACCACCTATTAAGGGATGAAGCCTACCTGACAATACTAAGCGACGTTAAAGTTAAAGCTAAAAACTCTTACCATGAGGTTTTAAACGCGGCTGAATATATGGGGGTTGAGGTTAAAGCCCTAGAAAGTAGAAGGAAGGAACTATACGAGAAGGAGCCGCCTAGCTCAGAGTTTATTAAATGGACTAGGCTACGTGGAGATAAGAGAAGGAAGACGCCGCCCCCACTATAAACGTTTAACGCTTTTCGGTTTTAGATCGACTCGCCCGGGGTTCGATGAGGCCGCTCTTCTTAAGTTGACGTATAACCCTACGTACGAGCTCGGGTTTTTCATTTAGCATCTTAGCGATTTCAACTGCGGAAAGCCTCGGGCTCTTCACAAGTAGCATTAAGATCTTAGATTTAAGGTCTAAGTCCTCCATTGCCGGCTCCGACGGCGAAACGAAGTATATGCTAGCTATGAAGGCCCCGGACACTAATACTAATGGAGCCTTCTTCCCGTCGTTGGTTTCAACCTTCTCAAGCAGAATGTTTAAGAGATCCGGGTCAACAGATGTAAGTCTCCCTTTAAGCACCCTTCCATCGATTAAGTGAACTTCAACTAGTGACCCGGTTAAAGGTTGTATCCTACTTAACGGGTTATCGCTTTTACTAATACGGGGCAATGGCCGCATCAACCCCGGCCTTTAATCGGATAAAGTTTAAGTCTCTCGGGTAATTTTATGCCTTACGCCGAGGGGCTAAGTACTTAAACGTAGAGAAGGCCTTCACGCGGAGGTTTAAAGTATTAAGGTATCTGGGATTGACGAGGCGGGGAGGGGGGCCGTCCTAGGCCCAATGGTTATCGCCGGTATTTTAATACGTGGAGACGATGAGGAAAAACTTCGAAGTTTAGGTGTACGCGATTCCAAGAAGTTAACGCCAGCCGTCCGCGCATCGTTATACCCTAGGATCCTTAACCTAGCTTTAAACGTTGAAATCCTAAAGCTGGAGCCTCGAGAGCTAGATAACGCGATTATTAAGAGGCGGCGGAAAGGAGGTTTAAACCATCTAGAGGCAGTCTCGATGATATACGTAATTAATAGGTTGAAGCCTAACACCGTCTACGTGGATACTCCGCACCCAGACCCGATGAAGTTTAAGGCGCTTATAACCTCGGGCTTAAGGGTTAAGGACGTTAACGTGGTATGCGAACATCGTGCTGACGAAAAGTACCCGGTAGTATCGGCAGCATCTGTGATAGCTAAGGTTGAACGTGACCGTGCGATCGCCAGGATAAAGGAGGTCTACGGAGAGGTAGGTTCAGGTTATCCTTCAGACGCTACAACTAAGAGGTTTCTTATACAGTGGTATAGTAGGTTTAAATGTTTTCCTAGCTTCGTTAGGAGAAGCTGGAAATCTATTCGTAGAGTAAGGGAAGAATGTAGATGGATTAAACTTATATAAACGACTTTAATCCTAAGTTCTAAGAATTGGTGGGGTGAAGTGAAAGCTCTAAATCGAAACGCGATTACACGTTTACAAGCAATCACCATAGCTGTCATCATAGTAATCGTAGTCGTAGGCGCGGCGGCAACATACTATTATACTCGACCCCCTCCTCCAACGCCCGTAGCTTGGCCGAAGACCTTAAGTATAGCCACCGGCGGTGTTGGAGGAGTTTACTACCCCCTAGGCGGCGGAATAGCCTCACTTATCTCTAAATACATTTCAGGTGTTACGGCAACGGCGGAGGTTACAACGGCGTCTGTTGATAATTTAAAGCTTATCCACGCGAAGAAGGCGGATCTGGCCTTAGTTATGCCTGATGCAACCTATGACGCGTACAGGGGAGTAGGTGCGTTCACCGAGAAGGTAGCTGTACGAACAGTTATGGCCCTCTATACGAACTACTTCCACATCGTAACCTTGGAGGGCAAGGGGATTAATAAGATCACGGACCTAAAGGGTAAACGCGTCTCGGTAGGCGCACCTGGGTCCGGAACAGAGTATAAGGCTTTGAGGGTGTTAAAGGCTGCGGGGATTGATCCGGATAAGGATATTGTAAA
The sequence above is a segment of the Candidatus Nezhaarchaeales archaeon genome. Coding sequences within it:
- a CDS encoding MogA/MoaB family molybdenum cofactor biosynthesis protein; its protein translation is MEAGPQAHKHKAKDLQVRFALLVTSSTLYEASRISTTVEDKTGELAKYLIEKEGFLVLSKMLAPNSKEAIREMLEKLISEVKPDIIIVTGGTGISPRDVTVDVVESLIEKKMEGFGELMRLISYQEIGSAAMLTRSTAGIRGETAIFSLPGSPQAVEVALKKLILPEARHIVYQLKTR
- the moaC gene encoding cyclic pyranopterin monophosphate synthase MoaC, which gives rise to MLKGMVDITRKDDVYREAVVEGVIKLKEETVQRILKGNVEKGDVLTSARLAAILAAKKTPELIPLCHPVNITNVQVDFEIKKDLVKVRSIVKSIGKTGVEMEALTATTIALLTIWDMVKKYEKDPNGSYPYSEIKSVKVIVKRKGVINNDTAEN
- a CDS encoding winged helix-turn-helix domain-containing protein codes for the protein MIEEILSSKGRVKILKVLIDHAELNISEIVKRSDLNHSTTNAHLKELKKFGIVDEKRFGRVRIFRLKLEDPRVQALKTTFETFKIYEEAAGQRA
- a CDS encoding ORC1-type DNA replication protein — its product is MSELLEEELRKSKLFKDESKLSIDYVPRLLPHREEQLKLLMRIFKVLIDNPGGMFQKALLIGSVGTGKTAVSKSFGNFLSSYAERMMIPLKYVHVNCHRDRNLFMVVKRIIQSVKPTLPTRGFSPQELIYMLWQALDERNAYVLVTLDEVDVMVKSFGESALYDILRISDEYLNKPQRMSLILISRDAVWLTMLDQSTRSSLMHNIIKFEPYTSHQLKDILNDRVKLAFYDGVVTDETLELIADLVGWDRGGSGDARYALELLWQAGKVAEAKGFQWVTPEHVREARASLHPSIRREEVQGLTNHEKYVLLSLARLLRRSHKAYASMGEMEEEYRSVCEEFQEQPRKHTQVWNFVQNLRNLGIVITKVVTTPKGRTTLISLPETPAELLEREVSKTL
- a CDS encoding THUMP domain-containing protein, whose protein sequence is MSLKPPIKTLSKDHPSLIIITCEKGKEEQALIEFLDCVYHADLNVKVEKTSFPGVLIATSSIEPRSLLRVLRSYNVKNIKRAIPVDKLVPADLDHVLQAALELCVKQLKPPSTFAVKCERRGRAFRSSLEVEVLVGEELRRKLGCKVDLKRPDYLVCIEVVDGHAGVTLLSKDEYSHLKVA
- a CDS encoding LSM domain-containing protein, producing MRPLPRISKSDNPLSRIQPLTGSLVEVHLIDGRVLKGRLTSVDPDLLNILLEKVETNDGKKAPLVLVSGAFIASIYFVSPSEPAMEDLDLKSKILMLLVKSPRLSAVEIAKMLNEKPELVRRVIRQLKKSGLIEPRASRSKTEKR
- the rnhB gene encoding ribonuclease HII; this encodes MDEAGRGAVLGPMVIAGILIRGDDEEKLRSLGVRDSKKLTPAVRASLYPRILNLALNVEILKLEPRELDNAIIKRRRKGGLNHLEAVSMIYVINRLKPNTVYVDTPHPDPMKFKALITSGLRVKDVNVVCEHRADEKYPVVSAASVIAKVERDRAIARIKEVYGEVGSGYPSDATTKRFLIQWYSRFKCFPSFVRRSWKSIRRVREECRWIKLI
- a CDS encoding TAXI family TRAP transporter solute-binding subunit, coding for MKALNRNAITRLQAITIAVIIVIVVVGAAATYYYTRPPPPTPVAWPKTLSIATGGVGGVYYPLGGGIASLISKYISGVTATAEVTTASVDNLKLIHAKKADLALVMPDATYDAYRGVGAFTEKVAVRTVMALYTNYFHIVTLEGKGINKITDLKGKRVSVGAPGSGTEYKALRVLKAAGIDPDKDIVKERLGVRESADALRDGKIDAFCWSGGLPTAAVLDLASTPGIKIKLIPHSELLPKLTELYGPIYFEAVIPKGTYPGLDEDVKVTALTNLLVARADLPNDLIYTIVKVIFDHIDELIAVHSVAKEIKPSTAVVGSPIPFHDGAIQYFKEKGVWKG